The Streptomyces sp. V3I7 genome segment ACCGCGCTCTGCCGCAAGGCGGTCCATCACCGTCTGCTCGCAGCACGCCGTAACGCCCGGGCGCTCCGCCGCGTCCTCGTCATCGGCGAGGCCGGGACGGTGGACGCCGTGGTCGGGCAGCTGGCCGAACGCACGGACCACGGGTACGTGGTGGTCGGCGCGTGTGCCGTGGGGGAGGGCGAGGTGTTGTCCGGCGTACGGGTCTGCGCTCGGCTCGCGGACGCCGAGCCGGACGGGCTCGACGGGGACGCCGTCCCCGTACGGGACGCGGCCGAGACGCTCAACGCCGACCTGGTCTTCGTGGCCACGAGCCGCCACATGTCGGGCACCAGGCTCCGCCGGCTCTCCTGGGCGCTGCACGACCAGGGCTGCTCACTGATGGTGCTGCCCGGCATCACCGAGGTGGCCCGGCGCCGGGTCCGCCTCACCTCGGCGGCCGGGCTGACCATGCTGCACATCGCCCCGCCCACCCGCGGCGGCCTGCCGGCGCTGCTCAAGGACGCCACGGACCGCGCGGGCGCGCTCCTGCTCCTGCTGGTGCTGGCCCCGCTGTGCGCGCTGCTGGCGCTCGCCGTGCGCGTCGGTTCACGCGGGCCCGTCCTCTACCGCCAGACGCGGGTCGGGCGGAACGGTGCGCCCTTCCCCATGTGGAAGTTCCGCACCATGGTCGCGGACGCGGACCGGATGAAGAGCGACCTGGCGGCGGCGAACGAGCACGACGGGCTGATGTTCAAGATGCGCCAGGACCCGCGGGTCACCCCGGTCGGCCGCCTGCTGCGCCGCTACTCGCTGGACGAGCTCCCCCAGCTGGTCAACGTGCTGCTCGGTCACATGTCGCTGGTCGGCCCGCGTCCGCCGCTGCCCGAGGAGGTGGCCCGGTACGACGACGTGGAAATGCGCCGGCTGGCCGTCAGGCCCGGCCTCACCGGTCTCTGGCAGGTGAGCGGACGGTCGGACCTGACCTGGCACGAGACCGTCTCCCTCGACCTGCGGTACGTGGACAACTGGTCGTGGTCCTGGGACGTGGCGGTCATGGCCCGCACCGTCCGCGCCGTCCTGGACGGCCGCGGCGCCTACTGAGCCTCGACGAGCGGGCGGGATGCCGCCGCCCCGGACTCCTCCGCCTCCCGCCAGGACGCGTACGTCGAGGCGATCCCCTTCCGCAGGGCGATCCGCGGCCTCCAGCCGAGCTCGGTCATGAGGGAGACGTCCAGCAGCTTGCGCGGGGTCCCGTCCGGCTTGGTGGTGTCGAAGGTGATGCGGCCCTCGTAGCCGACGACCTCCCCGACGATCCTCGCCAGTTCGCGGATCGTGAGGTCCTCGCCGCAGCCGACGTTCACCGGCAGGCTGCCGTCGTACCGGCGCAGCAGGGTCACGCACGCGGCGGCGAGGTCGTCGACGTGCAGGAACTCGCGGCGCGGTGTGCCGCTTCCCCACAGGACCACCTCCTCGAGCCCGTCCCGGCGCGCTTCGTGGAAGCGGCGGACGAGCGCGGGGAGCACGTGCGA includes the following:
- a CDS encoding sugar transferase; the protein is MRQSTSGASRQAVSLAPGRAPSRSGPWAGRHVPVAVCADIAGVALPTAVTFRLMGEPHGVHRAVVIALVWLLVRVAARRYAAWTWDEGAPVGPVVRDWLVLFGALAALHAVSGLGGTPALAALCPALFVTALCRKAVHHRLLAARRNARALRRVLVIGEAGTVDAVVGQLAERTDHGYVVVGACAVGEGEVLSGVRVCARLADAEPDGLDGDAVPVRDAAETLNADLVFVATSRHMSGTRLRRLSWALHDQGCSLMVLPGITEVARRRVRLTSAAGLTMLHIAPPTRGGLPALLKDATDRAGALLLLLVLAPLCALLALAVRVGSRGPVLYRQTRVGRNGAPFPMWKFRTMVADADRMKSDLAAANEHDGLMFKMRQDPRVTPVGRLLRRYSLDELPQLVNVLLGHMSLVGPRPPLPEEVARYDDVEMRRLAVRPGLTGLWQVSGRSDLTWHETVSLDLRYVDNWSWSWDVAVMARTVRAVLDGRGAY